The Pecten maximus chromosome 14, xPecMax1.1, whole genome shotgun sequence genome includes a region encoding these proteins:
- the LOC117341939 gene encoding splicing factor 3A subunit 1-like isoform X1, with product MPPIEGTPMAVVPDVSSNEEAAVAKPVIGIIYPPPEVRNIVDKTASFVARNGPEFESRIRQNEVNNPKFNFLNPADPYHAYYQHKVKEFKEGRGQEPTAPKFGGQSMPGLQKPMLEQARIIDIPIIPTEPPPEFEFVADPPSISAFDLDVVKLTAQFVARNGRQFLTNLMNREQRNYQFDFLRPQHSLFNYFTKLVEQYTKILIPPKDLLEQLKSESDDYHKVLNQVKYRVEWAKYQERERRKEAEAIERERVAYAQVDWHDFVVVETVDFQPSEQGNLPPPTTPSEVGARVLAQERIDRGEVDEGEEMEVESDDEDEVEIEKNVGKARQGEIELQDMDESSSSDEDEGEDLREVAPPRPPAPAPPPPPPPSEIPAPPLPPMPDQVVVRKDYDPKAKALPPDDTSDQFLVSPITGEKIPAHKVQEHMRIGLLDPKWIEARKRTITEKRDQEEVFAPGSAIESSLKMLAERRTDIFGAGVEETQIGKKIGEEEKKEKKVVWDGHTASMEKVTQKARENITIEEQIAVIHKVKGLLPDEEKEKIGPAIPKQPPPPKAAPPPPPPKSQPPPQIPKSAPVQKMPLRPPQQHMPQPLMQQPRGGLMVLPPRPPMPLGIHPQMHMPQHMMPGPHGPPHPPNYPPSLMGNRPPGPPHKSHHPPPPSMEDEPMAKKQKTEDQLVPEGEFLKRNKGPVTFKVVIPKVTEKAEWKLNGQTLSFTLPLTDTISVMKAKLNESLGLPAGKQKLQHEGIFMKDSNTLAYYNFLKGATVQLQLKERGGRKK from the exons ATGCCGCCCATTGAGGGTACCCCGATGGCGGTTGTGCCAGATGTTAGCTCAAACGAAGAAGCTGCAGTAGCTAAACCAGTCATCGGAATAATTTATCCACCTCCTGAAGTGAGGA ATATTGTTGATAAGACGGCCAGCTTCGTAGCCAGAAATGGTCCAGAGTTTGAGAGCAGAATTCGTCAGAATGAAGTCAATAATCCTAAGTTCAATTTTTTGAACCCTGCTGATCCTTACCATGCCTACTATCAACACAAAGTCAAGGAGTTCAAGGAAGGCAGAG GACAAGAACCTACAGCTCCCAAG TTTGGTGGTCAGTCAATGCCAGGACTACAGAAGCCTATGTTGGAGCAGGCCCGGATCATTGATATCCCTATCATACCCACAGAACCACCACCAGAGTTTGAGTTTGTTGCTGATCCTCCGTCTATTTCAGCTTTTGACCT GGATGTAGTCAAGTTGACTGCCCAGTTTGTTGCCAGAAATGGACGCCAATTCCTTACCAATCTGATGAACAGAGAGCAGAGGAATTATCAGTTTGACTTCCTCAGACCACAGCACAGTCTCTTCAATTACTTCACCAAACTTGTGGAGCAATATACCAAG atcTTAATTCCTCCAAAAGACTTGCTCGAACAGCTCAAGTCCGAGAGTGATGACTATCACAAGGTGCTGAACCAAGTGAAGTACCGCGTGGAGTGGGCCAAGTACCAGGAGAGGGAACGAAGGAAGGAAGCAGAAGCTATAGAGAGAGAAagag TGGCCTACGCCCAAGTTGACTGGCATGACTTTGTAGTGGTAGAAACAGTGGACTTCCAACCCAGTGAACAAG GTAACCTTCCACCTCCGACCACACCCTCAGAAGTGGGAGCTCGTGTGCTGGCCCAGGAGAGAATAGACAGAGGAGAG GTGGATGAGGGAGAAGAGATGGAGGTGGAGTCCGACGATGAAGACGAAGTGGAGATAGAGAAGAATGTTGGAAAGGCAAGACAGGGAGAGATAGAGCTACAG GACATGGATGAGTCTTCGTCATCCGACGAGGATGAAGGAGAAGACTTACGGGAAGTTGCCCCACCTCGGCCTCCGGCCCCTGCCCCTCCACCACCCCCACCACCCAGCGAGATACCAGCCCCACCCCTCCCACCTATGCCAGATCAGGTGGTGGTTAGGAAAGACTACGACCCTAAAG CCAAGGCCCTGCCACCAGATGATACATCGGACCAGTTCCTGGTGTCACCTATCACTGGCGAGAAGATCCCAGCCCACAAGGTCCAGGAACACATGAGGATAG GTTTGTTGGATCCAAAGTGGATCGAGGCACGTAAGAGGACCATCACAGAGAAACGAGACCAAGAGGAGGTGTTTGCTCCAGGGTCGGCCATCGAGAGCAGTCTGAAAATGTTGGCAGAGAGACGTACTGATATCTTCGGTGCTGGTGTAGAGGAAACCCAAATTGGTAAAAAG attGGTGAGGAGGAAAAGAAGGAGAAAAAAGTTGTGTGGGATGGACACACAGCGTCCATGGAGAAAGTCACACAGAAGGCTCGGGAGAATATCACCATAGAGGAGCAGATCGCTGTCATACACAAAGTCAAGGGGCTCCT GCCAGATGAGGAGAAGGAAAAGATTGGGCCTGCCATACCCAAACAGCCTCCACCACCAAAAGCTGCaccaccccctccccctccgAAGTCTCAGCCGCCACCACAGATTCCCAAGTCAGCACCTGTACAGAAGATGCCTCTCCGGCCGCCACAACAGCACATGCCACAGCCTCTGATGCAACAGCCTCGTGGTGGCCTGATGGTGCTGCCACCAAGGCCACCGATGCCACTAG GAATCCATCCTCAGATGCACATGCCACAACATATGATGCCTGGCCCCCATGGGCCTCCTCATCCCCCAAATTATCCTCCCTCTCTGATGGGCAACAGACCTCCTGGTCCCCCACACAAGAGTCACCACCCTCCGCCACCCTCAATGGAGGACGAACCTATGGCGAAAAAACAGAAAACGGAGGACCAACTTGTTCCAGAAGGAGAATTTCTCAAGAGGAACAAG GGACCAGTCACCTTCAAAGTGGTCATCCCAAAGGTCACCGAGAAGGCCGAATGGAAGCTAAATGGTCAGACATTGTCCTTCACACTTCCTCTCACAGACACG ATCTCGGTAATGAAAGCCAAACTGAACGAGAGTCTAGGGCTCCCAGCAGGAAAGCAGAAGCTACAACACGAG GGAATTTTCATGAAGGATTCCAACACTCTGGCTTACTACAATTTCTTGAAAGGAGCTACTGTTCAACTACAGTTAAAGGAAAGAGGAGGACGAAAGAAGTAG
- the LOC117341939 gene encoding splicing factor 3A subunit 1-like isoform X2, translating into MPGLQKPMLEQARIIDIPIIPTEPPPEFEFVADPPSISAFDLDVVKLTAQFVARNGRQFLTNLMNREQRNYQFDFLRPQHSLFNYFTKLVEQYTKILIPPKDLLEQLKSESDDYHKVLNQVKYRVEWAKYQERERRKEAEAIERERVAYAQVDWHDFVVVETVDFQPSEQGNLPPPTTPSEVGARVLAQERIDRGEVDEGEEMEVESDDEDEVEIEKNVGKARQGEIELQDMDESSSSDEDEGEDLREVAPPRPPAPAPPPPPPPSEIPAPPLPPMPDQVVVRKDYDPKAKALPPDDTSDQFLVSPITGEKIPAHKVQEHMRIGLLDPKWIEARKRTITEKRDQEEVFAPGSAIESSLKMLAERRTDIFGAGVEETQIGKKIGEEEKKEKKVVWDGHTASMEKVTQKARENITIEEQIAVIHKVKGLLPDEEKEKIGPAIPKQPPPPKAAPPPPPPKSQPPPQIPKSAPVQKMPLRPPQQHMPQPLMQQPRGGLMVLPPRPPMPLGIHPQMHMPQHMMPGPHGPPHPPNYPPSLMGNRPPGPPHKSHHPPPPSMEDEPMAKKQKTEDQLVPEGEFLKRNKGPVTFKVVIPKVTEKAEWKLNGQTLSFTLPLTDTISVMKAKLNESLGLPAGKQKLQHEGIFMKDSNTLAYYNFLKGATVQLQLKERGGRKK; encoded by the exons ATGCCAGGACTACAGAAGCCTATGTTGGAGCAGGCCCGGATCATTGATATCCCTATCATACCCACAGAACCACCACCAGAGTTTGAGTTTGTTGCTGATCCTCCGTCTATTTCAGCTTTTGACCT GGATGTAGTCAAGTTGACTGCCCAGTTTGTTGCCAGAAATGGACGCCAATTCCTTACCAATCTGATGAACAGAGAGCAGAGGAATTATCAGTTTGACTTCCTCAGACCACAGCACAGTCTCTTCAATTACTTCACCAAACTTGTGGAGCAATATACCAAG atcTTAATTCCTCCAAAAGACTTGCTCGAACAGCTCAAGTCCGAGAGTGATGACTATCACAAGGTGCTGAACCAAGTGAAGTACCGCGTGGAGTGGGCCAAGTACCAGGAGAGGGAACGAAGGAAGGAAGCAGAAGCTATAGAGAGAGAAagag TGGCCTACGCCCAAGTTGACTGGCATGACTTTGTAGTGGTAGAAACAGTGGACTTCCAACCCAGTGAACAAG GTAACCTTCCACCTCCGACCACACCCTCAGAAGTGGGAGCTCGTGTGCTGGCCCAGGAGAGAATAGACAGAGGAGAG GTGGATGAGGGAGAAGAGATGGAGGTGGAGTCCGACGATGAAGACGAAGTGGAGATAGAGAAGAATGTTGGAAAGGCAAGACAGGGAGAGATAGAGCTACAG GACATGGATGAGTCTTCGTCATCCGACGAGGATGAAGGAGAAGACTTACGGGAAGTTGCCCCACCTCGGCCTCCGGCCCCTGCCCCTCCACCACCCCCACCACCCAGCGAGATACCAGCCCCACCCCTCCCACCTATGCCAGATCAGGTGGTGGTTAGGAAAGACTACGACCCTAAAG CCAAGGCCCTGCCACCAGATGATACATCGGACCAGTTCCTGGTGTCACCTATCACTGGCGAGAAGATCCCAGCCCACAAGGTCCAGGAACACATGAGGATAG GTTTGTTGGATCCAAAGTGGATCGAGGCACGTAAGAGGACCATCACAGAGAAACGAGACCAAGAGGAGGTGTTTGCTCCAGGGTCGGCCATCGAGAGCAGTCTGAAAATGTTGGCAGAGAGACGTACTGATATCTTCGGTGCTGGTGTAGAGGAAACCCAAATTGGTAAAAAG attGGTGAGGAGGAAAAGAAGGAGAAAAAAGTTGTGTGGGATGGACACACAGCGTCCATGGAGAAAGTCACACAGAAGGCTCGGGAGAATATCACCATAGAGGAGCAGATCGCTGTCATACACAAAGTCAAGGGGCTCCT GCCAGATGAGGAGAAGGAAAAGATTGGGCCTGCCATACCCAAACAGCCTCCACCACCAAAAGCTGCaccaccccctccccctccgAAGTCTCAGCCGCCACCACAGATTCCCAAGTCAGCACCTGTACAGAAGATGCCTCTCCGGCCGCCACAACAGCACATGCCACAGCCTCTGATGCAACAGCCTCGTGGTGGCCTGATGGTGCTGCCACCAAGGCCACCGATGCCACTAG GAATCCATCCTCAGATGCACATGCCACAACATATGATGCCTGGCCCCCATGGGCCTCCTCATCCCCCAAATTATCCTCCCTCTCTGATGGGCAACAGACCTCCTGGTCCCCCACACAAGAGTCACCACCCTCCGCCACCCTCAATGGAGGACGAACCTATGGCGAAAAAACAGAAAACGGAGGACCAACTTGTTCCAGAAGGAGAATTTCTCAAGAGGAACAAG GGACCAGTCACCTTCAAAGTGGTCATCCCAAAGGTCACCGAGAAGGCCGAATGGAAGCTAAATGGTCAGACATTGTCCTTCACACTTCCTCTCACAGACACG ATCTCGGTAATGAAAGCCAAACTGAACGAGAGTCTAGGGCTCCCAGCAGGAAAGCAGAAGCTACAACACGAG GGAATTTTCATGAAGGATTCCAACACTCTGGCTTACTACAATTTCTTGAAAGGAGCTACTGTTCAACTACAGTTAAAGGAAAGAGGAGGACGAAAGAAGTAG